The Arcobacter roscoffensis genome segment CAAAGATAGAAGCTATGGAAAATGTAAAAAAATTTTATACAAATGACCTTAAAAAAATAGATAAAAGCTTTGATATAATAAGTTTGATTCATGTTTTTGAACATATTGAAAAACCATTAGAAGCATTAAAAGTTTTAAAAAGTAAATTAAATAAAAATGGAATAATTATCATTCAAGTTCCCTCAATAACTGAGAATCCAAATGATATACTTATTTATGACCACTACTCTCACTTTTCTAAAAACTCTTTATTCAATCTTCTAAAAAAAGTTTTTACAAATATAGAGTTTATTAAAACTAATATAAAAAATGAAATTACTGTAATTATAAAAAATGATAATAAAAAAAGCAGTTTTACACAACAAGAAGAACAAGTAGATTTCTCTTTTTTAAATAAAGCTATAACATATTTAAATAATATAGAAAAAGAGATTTATGTTTTTGGAACAGCTCCAACAAGTACATATTACGCTTCAATTCTAAATGAACACAACAAGCTCAAAGGCTTTTTAGATGAAGACCCTCTAAAACAAAACAAAACGCATTTAGATAAAGAGATATTTCATCCAAAAGATTTAAAAGAGATTGTATGCTTCTTCCCTTTAAGTCAAAACATTTATAATGATATTAAAAAGAAGTATCCAAATATTACTTTTATCTCAATACAGGACATATAAAAAGGATTTAAAATGGGAAAAGAAATTGATTTAATGGAAAACTACCCTAAATCAAAAAGGGATTTAACAAAAAGATTAGAAGAAAAAACACCTCAAGATAGACAGCTAGCTAGAAAATTTGGTAAAGAGTTCTTTGATGGTGATAGAAGCCATGGATATGGTGGTTTTTCATACAATTCAAGATTTTGGGAACCAGTAGTTCCAACTTTTAAAGAGTATTACAATCTAGATGAAAATAGTAAGATTTTGGATATTGGTTGTGCGAAAGGTTTTATGCTTTACGACTTTAAAAGATTAATTCCAGGAATAGAAGTTCAAGGTATTGATATATCTTCTTATGCTATTGAAAACGCTAAAGAAGAAGTAAAAGAGTTTTTACAAGTAGGAGATGCAAGAAAACTACCTTTTCCTGATAATCACTTTGATTTAGTAATTTCAATTACTACTTTACATAATCTAACAAAAGAAGATATGAAAATCGCTTTAAAAGAGATTATGAGAGTTACAAAAAAAGATGTTTTTATTACTCTTGATGCATATAGAGATGATGAAGAGAAGAAAAGAATGGATGCATGGAATTTAACAGCACTTACAATGATGCACACAAAAGAATGGGAAGAGTTCTTTAAAGAGTGTGGATATAAAGGTGACTACTACTGGTTTATTCCATAAAATGATAGATAAAAACTCTAAAATTGTTATTTCAGGTGCAAATGGCTCTGTTGGTAAACTTCTTTTTAATAAACTAGAAAAAGAAGATTTTTTAGTAGAGAAATTGGATTTAAATGACTTAAATAATAAAGATATTTTTATTCACCTAGCAGCAAAAACATCAAATACACAAGAGATATTAGACTCTAATATCTCTTATTTAAAAGAGTGTATAGAGTATTGTAAAAAGACTAATATCAAAAACTTTATTTTCTTCTCGACAATGTCAGTTTATGGAAATATAAATCAAAAAAATATAAATGAACAAACTAGCTTTTCTAATACACCAAGTATTTATGGACTTTCAAAACTACTTGGAGAAGAATTATTAAAAGAGTCAGGTTTAAATGTTTTAATTCTAAGACTTCCAGCGATACTAACAAAAAATACAACTAACACCTTTATTTATAAGTTATACGAAAAACTATCAAACAATGAAGATATAACAATTACTAACTACAATAAAACTTTTACTAACATAATAGATATAAACTCTATCTATGATTTTATTTTAACTTATGATTTTAAAAGTAAAAATGAAACTTTTGTTTTAGGAATAAAAAAAGAAAAAGCTTTAAAAGAAGTAGTAGAGTTTTTAAAAAAAGAGTTAAACTCAAAATCCAATATTGTATTAAATGATAATATTTCAAACTTTTACAATATTGATAACTCAAAAGCTATAAAATATGGTTTTAAACAAAGAAATATAAAAGAAGTTTTAAAAGAATGGATAAATTTATTAAGGGCATAAAATGAAAGCAGCAGTTTTAAATAATACAAATCAACCTTTAGCTATTGAAAATATTACATTTAATGAATTACAAGAAGGTCAAGTTCTTGTAGAAATAGCCTATAGTGGTATTTGTCACTCCCAACTTATGGAAGTTAGAGGTAAAAGAGGTGAAGACAAGTGGTTACCTCATTTACTAGGACATGAAGCAACTGGATTTGTTCGAAAAGTTGGGAATGGCGTAACTAAAGTGAAAGAAGGTGACAAGGTTGTATTAGGCTGGATAAAAGGTGAAGGATTAAATGCTCCTTGTGCTTCATATGATAATAATGGTAAAACAATTAACTCTGGACAAGTAACCACTTTTAATGAATTTTCCATTGTATCTGAAAATAGAGTAACAAAACTAGAAGAAGGAATACCTTTAGATGTGGCTGTTTTATTTGGTTGTGCAATTCCAACAGGAAGTGGAATAGTAATAAATGAAATCCAAGCAAAAGAAAACACTACGATTGCAATTTTTGGACTGGGAGGCATAGGATTAAGTGCTTTAATGGCAACAAAACTTTACAACTTCAATAAAGTTATTGCTATTGATATTGAAGAAAATAAACTTCAATTAGCAAAAGAGTTTGGAGCAACACATACTATTAATTCTTCAAAAGAAGATGTAAATGAAAGACTAAAAGAACTAACTTTAAATGAAGGTGTTGACTATAGTGTTGAAGCTACAGGTTTAGCAAAAATAATTGAAATAGCTTTTAAAAATGTAAAAAACAATGGTGGATTATGTGTTTTTGCATCACATCCTCAAAATGGAGACCTAATCAAAATTGACCCATTTGATTTAATTTGCGGAAAACAAATAAAAGGAAGTTGGGGAGGAGCTTGTATCCCAGATAGAGACTTGCCAAAGTTTTATAAGCTTTATAAAGAAGGTAAACTTCCACTAGAAAAGTTACTTGAAAAAAGATATACTTTAGATGAAATTAATGAAGCCCTTGATGATTTAGAGAATCGAAAAGTTACAAGACCATTAATTCAAATAAATCCCGCCTTGGAAAAATAATGAAAAAAACAGCTTTAGTTTATGGTAATTTTAATATCCTACACCCAGGACATTTAAGACTATTAAAATTTGCAAAAGAGAGTTCAGATTATTTAATTGTAGCTGTAAACTCTGATAATCTAACAAAAAATTTAGAGTTATTAGATGAAAAGACTAGATTAGACTCAATAAAAGCTACAAGTTATGTGGATGAAGCTTTTATTCTAGATGAAGATATTATAAATTATATAAAAAGAGTAAAGCCTTCTATCATTGTAAAAGGTAAAGAGCATGAGCAAAAGAAAAATAAAGAAGAAGATATTCTAAAAGAGTATGGAGGAAAACTTCTATTTACATCTGGAGAAATTGGTTTTTCTTCTTTAGATTTATTAAATAAAGATTTTCAAGTTAACAACTCATTTATTCAACACTCATCAAGTTACTTATCAAGACACAAAATAAATAAAGTAAAATTAGAAAATTTTATTGAGAGTTTTTCAAAACTAAATGTATTAGTTATTGGCGATACAATAATTGATGAGTATATCACTTGTAATCCAGTAGGAATGAGCCAAGAAGACCCAACTATAGTTGTTACTCCTTTATCTAATAATAAATTTATAGGTGGTGCAGCAATCGTAGCTTCCCATGCAAAAACTTTAGGTGCAGAAGTTTCATATATTTCAGTTGTGGGAGATGATTTAAACTATACATATACAAAAAAGTATTTACAAAATCTAAATATCAGCACAAAACTATATAAAGACGCTACTAGACCCACTACATTAAAACAAAGATTTAGAGCACACAATAAAACTCTACTAAGAGTAAATCATTTAAAACAACACTATATAAATAAAGATTTTGAGAAATCTATCCTAAAAAAAATAAAAAAAATAAAAGATTTAGACCTTATAATTTTTTCTGACTTTTCATATGGTGTATTAACCAAGAAACTTATAGAAAAAATCTCAGATTTTGCACTAAAAAATAATATCTCTATGGCAGCAGATTCTCAAAGTTCCTCACAAGTTGGAGATATATCAAAATTTAAAAATATGGATATAGTAACTCCAACAGAGAGAGAAATTAGACTATCAATAAATGATTTTGAATCAGGACTTGTTGTATTATCAAAAAAACTATTTAAAAAATCAAAACCTAAATATATTTTCACAACACTTGGAAGTGAAGGGGTTATGATATATAACTCAAAACAAGATGCACTTTTAACAGATAATATTCCTGCTTTAAACAATAATGCAAAAGATGTAAGTGGTGCAGGAGACTCTTTACTTACATGTTCATCAATGGCTAAAGCAATAGGAGCAAATATCTGGCAAGCTGGATATTTAGGTTCACTAGCAGCAGCAATTCAAGTAAGTAGAGTTGGTAATATACCTATTAAAAAAGATGAATTATTAAATGAACTAAGGAAGATAAATGACTAAAATTAATTTTGATGAAAAAGAAGTATATTTAAAAGAGAAGAAAAAAATAAATAACATTAAAAAAGTTGTACTCGTTTATCCTAATCAAAGATGGTTCAAAGAAGATATGCACACAACTTGGAACCTAAATCCTTCAACTTTATGTATTCTTGCAAGTATGATAAAAAATCATGTTGAAGAAATAAAAATCATTGATGCTCAATTTGATAATTTAACACAAGAAGAGTTTAAAAAACAAATAGAAGAAGAGAAACCTGATTTAGTAGGAATCTCTATTTTAACTACAGAATACAGTATTATTGCTGATATTACACTTGACATAGTAAAAGGTTTTGACTCGTCTATTATTACTGTTTTAGGTGGTGTTCATTGTACTTTACACTTTGATGATGTTATGAAAAATGATAAAGTTGACTTTTGTATTAGAGGAGAAGGTGAGTATGTATTCCAAGGTTTAGTAAAATACTTAAACTCTCAAGGAGAGCTTCCAGAAGAAGGCTTAGTATATAGAAATAATTTAAATGAAGTTATAGCTCAAGAAGCAACACTTGTAAAAGATGTTAATAAGATTGCTATTCCTGATTATTCATTTATTGATTTTGAAAAATATACTATGAAATCTCCAAGAGAAGGAATAGAAGCTCCACCTGCCTTACCTTATGCAAGAATACAAACATCAAGAGGTTGTCCTATTGGTTGTACTTTTTGTTTAGTTGAATCAATTTCAGGTAAAAAACTTAGAAAAAGGTCAGCAGAAAGTATTATTGAAGAGTTAGAATATTTAGTTAAAAACTATAAAATCAAGTCTGTTGTCTTTGAAGATGATAATCCATTTGGAGATAAAGTCAGAACAAAAAGAATTTTAAAAGCAATGATCGATAAAAAGCTTAATCTTAAATGGAAAGCAACTGCAGTATTTTTACCAGCTATTGATGAAGAGATATTAGATTTAATGGCTCAGTCTGGTTGTATAATGCTAAATATAGCTATTGAGTCTGGAAATCAAAGAGTTTTAAATGAAGTAATTCACAAACCATTAAAATTAACTAGTGTAGCTCCAAAAGTAGCATTAGCTCATAAATATGGATTATTTGTCGTTGCAAATTTCATTGTTGGACTTCCTAGTGAAACATGGGAGGAAATGAGAGAAACTTTTAGGTTTGCAGAAGAAACAAAAATAGATTATGTGAAGTTTTTTATTGCCAATGTTTTTAGTGGTACAAAACTATATGACTACGCTATGCAACACAATGCAATTGATAAAGAGACATATAGTGAGTTAAATATTAACTGGAGATTTTCTAGAATAAAAAGTGATGAATGGGAGCCGGAAGAAGTATCAATTTTAAGAGCTTATGAATGGGATAGAATTAATTTTACAGATCCAAAAAAAAGAGAAAAAACAGCAAAAATGATGGGTATAAGTCAAGAAGAATTAAATAAAATAAGAAGAGAAACTAGAAAAGCTCTTCATAAAGACTTATATCCAGTGATGAATCTGTAATGAAAGCCTTACTTTTAGCCGCTGGTTTAGGCACAAGACTTAGACCTATTACTAATACTATTCCTAAATGTCTGGTTGAAATAAATAAGAAACCTTTATTGGAGTATTGGCTTCAAAATTTATCAGAAATTGGTGTTAATGAGTTTCTGATAAATACTCATTATTTAAGTGATAAAGTTCAAGAGTTTGTAGAAAATAGTAATTTTAAAAACAACATAACTCTTGTGCATGAAAAAGAGCTTTTAAATACAGGAGGCACACTTCTTGCAAATAAAGAGTTTTTTATTAAAGAAGAAGAGTTTTTTTTGATACATGCTGATAATCTTTGTTTTTGTGATTTTGAAGTTTTTGTAGACACACATAAAAAAAATAAAGATATTTGTGAAATTACTATGATGTTATTTGAAACAGGAACTCCAAAATCCTGTGGAATAGTTGAACTTGATTCAAAAAATATTGTTCAAAAATTTCATGAAAAAGTTGAAAACCCTCCATCAAACTTGGCTAATGGTGCTGTATATATTTGCAATAATACAATACTTGATTACCTAGAAAGCCTAAATAAAAAAGAGATTGATTTTTCACTAGATGTTATTCCTAATTATTTAGGGAAAATAAATACTTTTTTAAATGATGTTTATCACAGAGACATTGGTACAGTTGAAAGCTATAAGCAAGCAGTTAAAGATATAAAGAATTTTGATTTATTTAAAAATAATATTTAAAATAAATCAAACTTTTAGTATAATAAAATAAATTTAAGATAATTACATAGGTGAAGAAATGTCAGAAAACTCTATTCCAGATAATATTATTAAAATTCAAAAAAAACTTGCTTCTTTTGAAAAGGGTTCTAGAAACTATAAAAAGTACACAAAAATACTTGCAAAACATATTAAAAAACACTCTATGAAAAAAAGAGTTACTTCACATATTAAGACAATTGAAACTGTTGAAAAATTTACAGAAAAAAAGAATAAAAATACAGAAGAATAAAAAACATTACAATTTGCAATAAAAATATATACTTTATATTTTTTCTGCTAAAATTCCAACATATTAAAAATAAATGAAATCTACACAGGATAAAAAACAATGGATGATAATCAAAAAAAATCTTTAGACTTAGCAATAAAACAAATTGATAAAGCATTTGGTAAAGGTACTTTAATTAGACTTGGGGATAAAGAGGTTATCCCAACTGAAGCCATTTCAACAGGTTCACTAGGACTTGATTTAGCACTTGGTGTTGGTGGAATCCCAAAAGGTAGAGTTGTAGAAATCTATGGACCTGAGTCATCAGGTAAAACTACACTTACACTTCATGCTATAGCAGAATGTCAAAAAGCAGGAGGAGTATGTGCATTTATTGATGCGGAGCATGCTTTAGATACTGTATATGCGAGAA includes the following:
- a CDS encoding zinc-binding dehydrogenase — encoded protein: MKAAVLNNTNQPLAIENITFNELQEGQVLVEIAYSGICHSQLMEVRGKRGEDKWLPHLLGHEATGFVRKVGNGVTKVKEGDKVVLGWIKGEGLNAPCASYDNNGKTINSGQVTTFNEFSIVSENRVTKLEEGIPLDVAVLFGCAIPTGSGIVINEIQAKENTTIAIFGLGGIGLSALMATKLYNFNKVIAIDIEENKLQLAKEFGATHTINSSKEDVNERLKELTLNEGVDYSVEATGLAKIIEIAFKNVKNNGGLCVFASHPQNGDLIKIDPFDLICGKQIKGSWGGACIPDRDLPKFYKLYKEGKLPLEKLLEKRYTLDEINEALDDLENRKVTRPLIQINPALEK
- a CDS encoding SDR family oxidoreductase, producing the protein MTTTGLFHKMIDKNSKIVISGANGSVGKLLFNKLEKEDFLVEKLDLNDLNNKDIFIHLAAKTSNTQEILDSNISYLKECIEYCKKTNIKNFIFFSTMSVYGNINQKNINEQTSFSNTPSIYGLSKLLGEELLKESGLNVLILRLPAILTKNTTNTFIYKLYEKLSNNEDITITNYNKTFTNIIDINSIYDFILTYDFKSKNETFVLGIKKEKALKEVVEFLKKELNSKSNIVLNDNISNFYNIDNSKAIKYGFKQRNIKEVLKEWINLLRA
- a CDS encoding PfkB family carbohydrate kinase; its protein translation is MKKTALVYGNFNILHPGHLRLLKFAKESSDYLIVAVNSDNLTKNLELLDEKTRLDSIKATSYVDEAFILDEDIINYIKRVKPSIIVKGKEHEQKKNKEEDILKEYGGKLLFTSGEIGFSSLDLLNKDFQVNNSFIQHSSSYLSRHKINKVKLENFIESFSKLNVLVIGDTIIDEYITCNPVGMSQEDPTIVVTPLSNNKFIGGAAIVASHAKTLGAEVSYISVVGDDLNYTYTKKYLQNLNISTKLYKDATRPTTLKQRFRAHNKTLLRVNHLKQHYINKDFEKSILKKIKKIKDLDLIIFSDFSYGVLTKKLIEKISDFALKNNISMAADSQSSSQVGDISKFKNMDIVTPTEREIRLSINDFESGLVVLSKKLFKKSKPKYIFTTLGSEGVMIYNSKQDALLTDNIPALNNNAKDVSGAGDSLLTCSSMAKAIGANIWQAGYLGSLAAAIQVSRVGNIPIKKDELLNELRKIND
- a CDS encoding nucleotidyltransferase family protein, which translates into the protein MKALLLAAGLGTRLRPITNTIPKCLVEINKKPLLEYWLQNLSEIGVNEFLINTHYLSDKVQEFVENSNFKNNITLVHEKELLNTGGTLLANKEFFIKEEEFFLIHADNLCFCDFEVFVDTHKKNKDICEITMMLFETGTPKSCGIVELDSKNIVQKFHEKVENPPSNLANGAVYICNNTILDYLESLNKKEIDFSLDVIPNYLGKINTFLNDVYHRDIGTVESYKQAVKDIKNFDLFKNNI
- a CDS encoding class I SAM-dependent methyltransferase, giving the protein MGKEIDLMENYPKSKRDLTKRLEEKTPQDRQLARKFGKEFFDGDRSHGYGGFSYNSRFWEPVVPTFKEYYNLDENSKILDIGCAKGFMLYDFKRLIPGIEVQGIDISSYAIENAKEEVKEFLQVGDARKLPFPDNHFDLVISITTLHNLTKEDMKIALKEIMRVTKKDVFITLDAYRDDEEKKRMDAWNLTALTMMHTKEWEEFFKECGYKGDYYWFIP
- a CDS encoding class I SAM-dependent methyltransferase, coding for MTKCNICQGELNQIISTQNSVSVSSDNKIIKATLFIYKCKECSHIQKIKDNQIQKVYEEYKKDDLVEGQDQTKFIDGKPFFRTDILVSTIISSMKNKKTLLDIGTGTGVFLLSCNKYLNLDLYAFDLNTRYKSKIEAMENVKKFYTNDLKKIDKSFDIISLIHVFEHIEKPLEALKVLKSKLNKNGIIIIQVPSITENPNDILIYDHYSHFSKNSLFNLLKKVFTNIEFIKTNIKNEITVIIKNDNKKSSFTQQEEQVDFSFLNKAITYLNNIEKEIYVFGTAPTSTYYASILNEHNKLKGFLDEDPLKQNKTHLDKEIFHPKDLKEIVCFFPLSQNIYNDIKKKYPNITFISIQDI
- a CDS encoding B12-binding domain-containing radical SAM protein, translating into MTKINFDEKEVYLKEKKKINNIKKVVLVYPNQRWFKEDMHTTWNLNPSTLCILASMIKNHVEEIKIIDAQFDNLTQEEFKKQIEEEKPDLVGISILTTEYSIIADITLDIVKGFDSSIITVLGGVHCTLHFDDVMKNDKVDFCIRGEGEYVFQGLVKYLNSQGELPEEGLVYRNNLNEVIAQEATLVKDVNKIAIPDYSFIDFEKYTMKSPREGIEAPPALPYARIQTSRGCPIGCTFCLVESISGKKLRKRSAESIIEELEYLVKNYKIKSVVFEDDNPFGDKVRTKRILKAMIDKKLNLKWKATAVFLPAIDEEILDLMAQSGCIMLNIAIESGNQRVLNEVIHKPLKLTSVAPKVALAHKYGLFVVANFIVGLPSETWEEMRETFRFAEETKIDYVKFFIANVFSGTKLYDYAMQHNAIDKETYSELNINWRFSRIKSDEWEPEEVSILRAYEWDRINFTDPKKREKTAKMMGISQEELNKIRRETRKALHKDLYPVMNL